Sequence from the Persephonella sp. genome:
ATCCCATGTTCCATTTTCTTTTTCCCTGACAAAAACAACAGCAGACAGGATAACACCCAGGAGTGTTAAATTTGATAAAAACTCTGCAAATGATATAAATTGCCGTGTATCTGCGTTTTGGTTAAAAATCTTATGAATTTTCAGCTCAACAGGAAATTTCAGTTGTGAAAAACTCATCACTATATTTTGTAAATAAGATAATGTTATAAAAGCCTGTGCTGCAGCTGTAGAATCCAGTAAAACATTAACCTGAGTTTTTCCATTTTTGTAAAGGGATTTTTCAAAATCAGGTTCAAATACCAGACCAACCATAATTTCTTTATCAAAGATGGCCTTACTTAGTTCTTCCTGAGATTCAAACTCAACAGGTGGCTTAAATTCTGGGCTGTGTAAATGGTTCAAGATTTTTTTAGAAATGACTCCCTGTGAGTAATCAACATATCCTATAGAGACATTTCTGGGCTTTACCTCAAACCCCTGTCCTGCAATATAAACGTCAATGGTAAATGAATAAAGCAAGACAATTACCAATCCCCAATTTCTCAAAAATGTTATTATTTCTTTTGCAAAAATACTCCAGAAAGCCTTCATCTTAGTTCCTTTTTCATTAAGATACTACCTGCTGTAAGCAAAGCTACTGCATATCCAATCATAATAAGGAAATAGATAATATTCTTAGCTGAGGAAAATCCCTGTCCAATAAGAAAGGAGTCATAAACAATATGGTTGTAATACATCACAGGAAATAAATGGGCTTCTATATAAGCTTCTCCTGTCATAGATGATATAGGCATAAGTATTCCTGAATATAAAAATCCC
This genomic interval carries:
- a CDS encoding ABC transporter permease; protein product: MKAFWSIFAKEIITFLRNWGLVIVLLYSFTIDVYIAGQGFEVKPRNVSIGYVDYSQGVISKKILNHLHSPEFKPPVEFESQEELSKAIFDKEIMVGLVFEPDFEKSLYKNGKTQVNVLLDSTAAAQAFITLSYLQNIVMSFSQLKFPVELKIHKIFNQNADTRQFISFAEFLSNLTLLGVILSAVVFVREKENGTWDIMLLMPVDSKLIILAKSFSQIVITMIGTILSVGLILFGVFDVPMNGNFWVFIVFTFVYLLSVSGIGLFIASVAQNMLQVAQLSVIIMMPIIFLSGAWTPIYSMHPAIQYLSYLSPLRYYIEGSISIFFRGISSIDLGIYFVALTILSVALYIFGFRKIGKLF